Proteins found in one Hemibagrus wyckioides isolate EC202008001 linkage group LG23, SWU_Hwy_1.0, whole genome shotgun sequence genomic segment:
- the si:dkey-199f5.8 gene encoding beta-1,4-galactosyltransferase 3, with translation MPTLNSKWRYLFMLLGVQLIVMALLSREAYQKRVSYFFRIFRKLDFQSGMAGSGAAHGTNRTGADVYANLSQLVQPPNKEDMHYCPVKSPLLSGPIHVSFPSGLTLSQVERKNPLVVRGGRYRPPDCEARHRTAIVIPHRNREQHLKYLLYYLHPFLQRQQLSYGIYVIHQAGDYTFNRAKLMNIGFREAMREEEWDCLFFHDVDLIPEDDRNTYICDKNPKHAAIAMDKFGYKLPYKGYFGGVSALSPLHYLKMNGFPNNYWGWGGEDDDIGIRVSLAGMSISRPSLRIGRYKMIKHKLDEGNEVNPKRFSLLAKTQQTWKLDGMNSVEYELVSREYLPLYTNITVNIGTMHGLQPPTSKPEPKERAENRPGR, from the exons ATGCCCACTCTGAACTCGAAGTGGCGTTATTTGTTCATGCTGCTTGGCGTGCAGCTCATCGTCATGGCCCTCCTGTCCAGAGAGGCTTACCAGAAGAGAGTGAGTTACTTTTTCCGAATCTTCCGCAAACTGGACTTCCAGAGCGGTATGGCCGGGTCGGGGGCGGCTCACGGGACCAACCGCACCGGCGCTGATGTCTACGCTAACCTGTCCCAGCTGGTGCAACCGCCCAACAAAGAGGACATGCACTACTGCCCAGTAAAATCACCACTGCTCA GTGGGCCGATCCACGTCAGCTTCCCCTCAggactcacactctctcaggtggAGAGAAAGAATCCACTGGTGGTGCGCGGGGGACGCTACAGACCACCGGACTGCGAGGCCCGGCATCGCACCGCTATAGTCATTCCTCACAGGAACAGAGAACAACACCTGAAGTACCTCCTGTATTACCTACACCCcttcctacagagacaacagcTGAGCTATGGCATCTACGTCATCCACCAG gccGGTGATTACACGTTTAACCGGGCGAAGCTGATGAACATCGGCTTCCGGGAGGCGATGAGGGAGGAGGAATGGGACTGTCTGTTCTTCCATGACGTTGATCTGATTCCTGAGGATGACCGCAACACGTACATCTGCGACAAAAACCCCAAACACGCCGCCATCGCCATGGACAAGTTCGGCTACAA ACTGCCCTATAAGGGCTATTTTGGTGGCGTCTCAGCATTAAGTCCTCTACACTACCTGAAGATGAACGGCTTCCCCAACAACTACTGGGGCTGGGGGGGTGAGGACGACGACATAGGCATccg TGTGTCTCTGGCCGGGATGTCCATCAGCCGTCCATCTCTGAGGATCGGCCGCTACAAGATGATCAAGCACAAACTGGACGAGGGCAATGAGGTCAACCCTAAAAG GTTCAGTTTGTTGGCGAAGACGCAGCAGACGTGGAAGCTGGATGGGATGAACTCTGTGGAGTATGAGCTGGTGTCTCGGGAATACCTGCCTCTCTACACCAACATCACCGTCAACATTGGCACCATGCATGGCCTGCAACCTCCAACCTCAAAACCCGAGCCCAAAGAACGTGCAGAGAACCGACCTGGACgctga